The Phyllopteryx taeniolatus isolate TA_2022b chromosome 7, UOR_Ptae_1.2, whole genome shotgun sequence genome has a segment encoding these proteins:
- the slc34a2b gene encoding solute carrier family 34 member 2b has protein sequence MGPRPQVGTQGSPDFEDNDKGRQDGVMLPSYSTVNLVNDDAVEEDPWELPELKDMGVKWSDLDTKGKIMRVVTGIVKLALLLGLLYLFICSLDVLSSAFQLVGGKAAGDIFKENVILSNPIAGLVIGVLVTVLVQSSSTSSSIVVSMVSAGLLEVRSAVPIIMGANIGTSVTNTIVAMMQAGNRNEFRRAFAGATVHDFFNWLSVLILLPLEVATGVLEKLTHLIIQSFHIQSGEDAPDLLKIITEPLTESIIELDKSVITGIATGQEDARNKSLIKIWCKKKTNTTFWNATVDHCPVGAVCWEEGDQMWTEKNTTLTHYLEKCSHIFVNANLSDLAVGLILLGMSLFILCSCLILIVKLLNSMLKGQVAIVIKKVLNTDFPFPFAWVTGYIAILVGAGMTFIVQSSSVFTSAITPLVGIGVISLERAYPLTLGSNIGTTTTAILAAMASPGETLANSLQIALCHFFFNIMGILLWYPIPFTRIPIRLARGLGNHTAQYRWFAALYLVLCFLVLPLAIFGLSVAGWQVLLGVGVPVIVLVVFVILVNLLQSRCPRLLPRFLRTWNFLPRPLRSLAPWDSVVTSCLGFCGRYCCCICKCCNCCQKDETARKKSLELYDNRAVIMNNDPKVIQGTHL, from the exons ATGGGTCCCAGACCACAAGTGGGGACTCAGGGCTCCCCAGACTTCG AAGACAACGATAAGGGCAGGCAGGACGGAGTCATGCTGCCGTCGTACTCCACCGTCAATCTGGTAAACGACGACGCAGTTGAAGAGGATCCGTGGGAATTGCCGGAGCTCAAGGACATGGGCGTCAAGTGGTCAG ATCTGGACACTAAAGGGAAGATCATGCGAGTGGTGACGGGCATCGTCAAGCTGGCGTTGCTGCTGGGACTTCTCTACCTGTTCATCTGCTCTCTGGACGTCCTCAGCTCGGCCTTCCAGCTGGTCGGAG GCAAAGCTGCCGGAGACATCTTCAAGGAGAACGTGATCCTGTCCAACCCGATAGCCGGCCTGGTGATCGGGGTGCTGGTCACAGTGTTGGTGCAAAGCTCCAGCACCTCCTCGTCCATCGTGGTCAGCATGGTGTCCGCTGGAT TGCTGGAGGTTCGGTCCGCAGTGCCCATCATAATGGGCGCCAACATCGGCACGTCGGTCACCAACACCATCGTGGCCATGATGCAGGCGGGCAACCGCAACGAGTTCCGCAG GGCCTTCGCCGGCGCCACCGTGCACGACTTCTTCAACTGGCTCTCCGTGCTGATCCTGCTGCCCCTGGAGGTGGCCACGGGCGTCCTGGAAAAGCTCACCCACCTCATCATCCAGTCCTTCCACATCCAGTCGGGAGAGGACGCGCCCGACCTGCTCAAGATTATCACCGAACCGCTCACAGAATCCATTATCGAG cTGGATAAATCCGTCATCACCGGAATCGCCACGGGGCAGGAGGACGCCAGAAACAAGAGTCTGATCAAAATCTGGTGCAAGAAGAAGACCAACACG ACGTTCTGGAACGCGACGGTGGATCACTGCCCCGTCGGCGCCGTCTGCTGGGAGGAAGGCGACCAAATGTGGACCGAGAAAAACACCACCTTGACGCACTACCTAGAGAAAT GCTCCCACATCTTTGTCAACGCCAACCTGTCCGACCTGGCGGTGGGCCTGATTCTGCTGGGTATGTCGCTCTTCATCCTCTGCAGCTGCCTCATCCTCATCGTCAAGCTGCTCAACTCCATGCTGAAGGGCCAGGTGGCGATCGTCATCAAGAAGGTGCTCAACACAG ACTTCCCCTTCCCATTTGCCTGGGTTACCGGCTACATCGCGATCCTGGTGGGAGCCGGGATGACCTTCATCGTTCAGAGCAGCTCCGTCTTCACCTCGGCGATAACGCCTCTTGTCG GTATCGGTGTCATCAGCCTTGAGCGGGCCTATCCTCTCACTTTGGGTTCCAACATCGGAACAACCACCACGGCCATCCTTGCTGCTATGGCGAGCCCGGGAGAAACGCTGGCCAACTCACTTCAG ATTGCGCTCTGCCATTTCTTCTTCAACATCATGGGCATCCTTTTGTGGTATCCGATCCCGTTCACACGGATACCCATCAGGCTGGCCAGGGGGCTGGGCAACCACACAGCGCAGTACCGCTGGTTCGCCGCCCTCTACCTCGTCTTGTGCTTCCTGGTGTTGCCCCTCGCCATATTCGGCCTGTCGGTGGCGGGCTGGCAAGTCCTGCTGGGCGTCGGGGTGCCAGTCATCGTGCTCGTCGTCTTCGTGATTCTGGTCAACCTCCTGCAGTCGCGCTGCCCTCGCCTCCTGCCCCGCTTCTTGCGCACCTGGAACTTCCTCCCGCGGCCGCTGCGCTCGCTGGCGCCCTGGGACAGCGTTGTGACGTCGTGCCTGGGCTTCTGCGGCCGCTACTGCTGCTGCATCTGCAAGTGCTGCAACTGCTGCCAGAAGGACGAAACGGCGCGCAAGAAGAGCCTCGAGTTGTACGACAACCGGGCCGTGATAATGAACAACGACCCGAAGGTCATCCAAGGAACTCATCTTTAA